One stretch of Brettanomyces nanus chromosome 4, complete sequence DNA includes these proteins:
- a CDS encoding uncharacterized protein (BUSCO:EOG093400H8): MLESLVATILNRTLGTYVENFDPAQLNIGIWSGDVKLRNLKLKEESLDRLGLPIALRFGHLGELTLQIPWSNLKSKPVKVIIENAYILARAKLPTDFDLNKEEAKEQRVKQSKLDELELIDSAEPQSTSVEEQAQNESFLESLTTKIVDNLQVTIRNIHFRYEDDDAFTSIPYSVGITLDELSAVSTDEGWLPGFIVGVASMARKLMTLKSLSVYWDTSSVSIYNEDQDQMIQSFQNIIERTLSSDDVPYLLLPVSGYGHLTVNMKGSTDSAPHYALELFFDEFGLSLDENQYRDILWTVSQVTWYRKTYKFRCQRPKVSVETDPRQWLRYAFKCVYDEIHERNYKWTWGYFKNRRVQRKEYTSLWKAHLEGEETPDKKLRLDELESVLSFEDIKFYREITRMQYKKQYHALPAPKAPVPSSAPSQSRFSIFSWWNGGQSSLTGDAEGENNDNDDNNLALSDDQRKELYDAIEFDESKRLADSLDVPRERVMISVGWNLKKGSLAIKKGESIRPLAAIVFEGMHADLFQRKDSYYLGFKLREFKVEDGSENTLYRHIVSVKPFSGAAKSSGEDDDNNSDTEKVEERLDQKEPFFQISYEKHPLDDSADSELLAKMNSMTIFHNPKFLQEVVSFFSSPKTHVDTIGALMNVAESRIHDFTQQTRIGLQYAFEEHKTVNCKMDLQAPLIIMPLDFKSWSSPVCVLDVGHLSVKSDLANKEMIKKISGNDKRSYTEKDWDEMTTFLYDKFNLQLQDAQVLIGPNIKSAIEQLHCKDEKPSLILDHLTISILLELSIVPSYTHLPLIKLSADIPRIKAVLNDYQHRIFMQALSTMIPDFADDSVPSNNSSDNDALRQLVSNDEDDKHALFQKDLEVSDGQKGSPTVDTMQKSDPLVDLQHKLEVDIRVGLIILSISRCSNPETFEADKLADFVGEDFKLNFYNTTKEMHVKVLLANLSVNDFMETTGQEEFRKLISSKGDSTDDIGSSRQDLFEVEYTRSQRLADFKGELIQAFDQNIDMNISDFKLVVTRKSVLTLMNFMINAFVDPEAPLMPADKLRHNDEADESAPEHIKLNVNMKSITLVLNDDGYKIATMKLEKADIDMFLLPEKMKVDVTLGGISVKDEINDSFPSLKQLIRIRGSELAKLHYESFDPATNRLPYSSVLNFETGSVVVTFVESAFTRLYSFMNQFSRMKDIYDGARVAALNQASSIESPNKMKFKILVRAPIFVFPDVKSPATGLIDAVTVNLGEIDASNAFTERNGHVFNICTANLKNTKISSNFALSGGLKQKLDIIDRLDLALHVDYYDGVDLDRTSTLIEGSITGDDMKLTEWQAYYILQIMQSIPRAFTDYSISEKSIEDIEKDANNANMILGKDRSSETGGQGATLGSVGVSSQKEQETAFTSTGAPNKITVEMSFDVPVLALTLYSGTKHVVNIDGKALSKITLNDVGIEYRLLASGDYALDVHVKSLVVTDVRENRENKFSDIIPASANAEYQFMASVKSSGAANNHHMDLDLAIDSPRLILAMDYLLALKLFVDHVTTTSSTDDLDTRLAVIAEDSSSKNLIEKVPEESEDLKSVGDEESKISYTVNVVDPSIILLANPEKINSEAIVFKISQMVVSSCDTTDLKLEGIGMFLCKMDTYETNRLRVIDDFSLDFSMDSKGSSSTSFLTTITAKIEPLLVRVSLRDIKLALGVFNRANAMYNDASTGAEHKKRSSFGPRSRRASISSEIGRTLSKYAPSVLSSFTHASGGKTSNKKATVLVKAEKFKANLGGVRLVMIGDVHELPVIDMQIKPFEILAKNWSTDLQADTSIKPLIRIYNYSTSAWEPLLDPWSFNIHIEKATHPKPHLAMNIISRRSAEITVTSRSISTLSYFASLIGDNTDIKPRGKDAPYTIINQTGYDLNIWIDEKGSSLEHRKQLTLLKNQEETSWAFEDWRKNRENLSMFTSPNYIGVEFLDSGYHPVRRISLTREGEDVFMLEPSCEDQYHNRLACQIILAPDKVKRVILKSTVTFHNHTSTGIYVGVGNYHEEFVVDREIYIPSNEKTALPIDYVYRGKLAVRPETTSEQFGWSKAKTTQDSKSSSFDWKSIMKSELVLECDELGKSMSRNHYYFHANAKYNSEEALNQVYPHMVINITSPLILQNLLPFDIEWQLFQKGGYKWSDELEHGKSCSVHVVNMSYSAVLKVRVLGSSYSMSAAAIVNSCGDDTTVDKRITLKSADGQRLYLNLFYTRGEDSGSKITIYTPYLIVNRTGRDVYVSDSYSTLISRSRYLSVQDKDKALPDMFSFENDSSDGFMHGGFEENHATIQVGDSKPSRGFGIDKVGQSFEVKVPLKSRALENDVGIYITEGQGIFKLTKVVTLSPRFIVRNNLELPVSIRCVGASNVTQLLSSKVEPIYDVPKTEPKQLVVGFGDNSSWSAPFNINDVGELYVRVKRLDSVAHRLLRVVISTENASIFINIMDAKDLWPYSIRNFSDFEFLVYQSDPNMSIDGTRSSRDPFKPTFYKVPPKSAMPYAWDYPAAEVKELVLRCGNRERFVQLAEIGTLYPMKLSQNISTSTERPSIVDLNVVAEGPVQSLVISNYDAKTSLYQLKSNPSSRNVGGLGGGSSSSSTEDFETNIKDENYYTSIIFNFEGMGISLINAECKEISYVTVRGAELHYNESDIYQNLAMKIKWIQADNQLYPAIFPIIVYPTVVPKSRKEMDKHPAFSVGISRVKDNAHGVTYIKLATVLLQEMSIEIDEDMLTALLEFSRLPEASWNSPKIDNLWSENVEIPEPPEVRTRDDFYFELLHLQPLQFNFSFVRSENAEEGDASASGNPITLAVNALTMAIGNVKDAPIRLSALILENLRTPLPYLQQNIEEHYKQAFLYQWYKVLGSADVIGNPVGLFNNISSGVMDIFYEPYQGYIMTDRPQELGIGLAKGGLSFLKKSVFGFSDSVSRFTNSMAKGLTAASMDKSFQEKRRQTRQKNKPNHPFGGFATGTSSLFEGITSGVAGLAMAPIEGASKEGAAGFFKGLGRGLIGLPTKTATGVLDFANDVSEGIKKTTTAFDTEGLDRVRLPRSVCYDGCVTRYSEREAQGQFWLKTCEGGKYAREKYLAHVMLHGNEHACIVSMSRILIVAVADLTVDWQILYEKIGNITLESTGLRITQIKKSEPERFISIPDQVDQKFLYRNIAIAVNEYNKHCIVCL, encoded by the coding sequence ATGTTGGAATCTCTTGTTGCCACTATCCTTAACAGGACCCTTGGTACCTACGTAGAAAACTTTGATCCTGCACAATTGAATATTGGAATCTGGAGTGGCGATGTCAAATTGCGCAActtgaaattgaaagaggagTCTCTTGATAGACTTGGCCTCCCAATTGCTCTTAGATTTGGTCATCTAGGCGAACTCACTTTGCAAATTCCTTGGTCAAACTTAAAGTCCAAGCCAGTCAAGGTGATTATCGAGAATGCATATATTCTTGCCCGAGCAAAGCTCCCTACTGACTTTGATTTGAATAAAGAAGAGGcaaaagaacaaagagtTAAGCAAAGTAAATTGGATGAATTAGAATTGATAGACAGTGCTGAGCCTCAGTCTACAAGTGTCGAGGAGCAGGCCCAAAATGAGAGCTTTTTGGAGAGTTTAACAACTAAGATTGTCGATAACTTACAAGTTACAATCAGAAATATTCACTTCAGATACGAGGATGACGATGCCTTTACTAGCATTCCTTACTCTGTTGGTATCACATTAGATGAGCTTAGTGCTGTGTCTACAGATGAGGGATGGCTACCTGGGTTTATCGTGGGTGTTGCTTCGATGGCTCGTAAAttgatgactttgaaaagCCTTAGTGTTTATTGGGACACCAGTAGTGTGTCAATTTATAACGAAGACCAGGATCAGATGATCCAGTCTTTTCAGAATATTATTGAGAGAACGTTGTCTTCGGATGATGTTCCGTACCTCTTGTTACCCGTGTCCGGCTACGGTCATCTCACTGTGAATATGAAGGGAAGTACGGATTCCGCACCCCATTATGCACTTGAATTATTCTTCGATGAGTTTGGTTTGTCTTTAGATGAAAACCAATATAGGGATATTTTGTGGACGGTTTCACAAGTTACTTGGTATCGGAAAACCTATAAGTTCAGATGTCAAAGACCCAAGGTTTCTGTTGAGACAGACCCTAGGCAGTGGCTTCGATATGCTTTCAAATGTGTTTATGACGAAATTCATGAAAGAAACTATAAGTGGACCTGGGGATATTTTAAGAACCGGAGGGTCCAACGGAAAGAATATACGAGCTTATGGAAAGCTCATCTCGAAGGGGAAGAGACCCCTGATAAGAAACTACGGTTAGATGAACTCGAGTCAGTTCTTTCctttgaagatatcaagTTTTACAGGGAGATCACGAGAATGCAGTACAAAAAGCAATATCATGCTCTTCCAGCTCCGAAAGCACCAGTCCCTTCGTCGGCACCTTCACAATCCAGattttctatcttttcttggtGGAATGGAGGGCAATCGTCTCTGACTGGGGACGCAGAGGGGGAAAAcaatgataatgatgacAATAATTTGGCTCTCAGTGATGACCAGAGGAAAGAGTTGTATGATGCtattgaatttgatgagtCTAAGAGATTGGCTGATTCCTTGGATGTTCCTCGGGAAAGAGTCATGATATCCGTAGGCTGGAACTTGAAAAAGGGTTCTCTTGCAATTAAAAAAGGGGAAAGCATCCGACCATTAGCTGCGATTGTTTTTGAGGGAATGCATGCAGATTTGTTTCAGCGAAAGGACTCTTATTATCTTGGTTTTAAATTGAGAGAGTTTAAGGTGGAGGATGGCTCAGAAAACACTCTTTACAGACACATTGTCAGTGTCAAGCCCTTTTCCGGTGCTGCAAAATCTTCAGGTGAGGACGACGATAATAATAGTGACACAGAGAAGGTGGAAGAGCGTCTTGATCAGAAAGAACCATTCTTTCAGATTTCGTATGAAAAGCATCCGTTGGATGACTCTGCAGACTCTGAATTGCTTGCTAAGATGAATAGTATGACAATCTTCCACAATCCAAAATTTTTGCAAGAGGTTGTATCCTTCTTTAGTTCTCCGAAGACGCATGTCGATACTATTGGGGCTCTTATGAATGTAGCCGAGTCACGAATTCACGATTTTACTCAGCAAACAAGGATTGGGCTACAGTACGCTTTTGAAGAACACAAAACCGTTAATTGCAAAATGGACTTACAGGCACCCTTGATTATTATGCCACTTGACTTCAAAAGTTGGTCGTCACCCGTCTGTGTTTTAGATGTTGGTCACCTCAGTGTCAAAAGCGACCTAGCAAATAAGGAgatgataaaaaaaatCAGCGGCAATGATAAAAGGTCGTACACTGAGAAAGACTGGGATGAAATGACAACGTTCTTGTACGATAAATTCAACTTACAGTTGCAAGATGCTCAGGTTTTGATTGGACCGAATATCAAATCCGCAATTGAACAGCTACACTGCAAAGATGAGAAGCCCTCGTTAATCTTGGATCACTTGACAATCAGCATTCTTCTAGAGTTATCAATTGTTCCTTCGTATACCCATCTTCCTCTTATTAAGCTCAGTGCTGATATTCCTCGAATTAAAGCCGTGTTGAATGATTACCAACACAGAATATTCATGCAGGCTCTCTCAACTATGATTCCTGACTTCGCAGACGATAGTGTACCTTCTAACAATTCTTCTGACAACGATGCTCTTAGACAGCTTGTTTctaatgatgaagatgataagcATGCTTTGTTTCaaaaagatcttgaagTGAGCGACGGCCAAAAAGGTAGCCCCACTGTGGACACCATGCAGAAGTCTGATCCTTTGGTTGACTTGCAGCATAAACTTGAGGTTGACATTAGAGTTGGTTTGATAATCTTGTCTATTAGCAGGTGTTCGAATCCCGAAACATTTGAGGCTGATAAATTGGCCGATTTCGTTGGTGAAGACTTCAAACTTAACTTTTACAACACTACCAAAGAAATGCATGTGAAAGTTTTGTTGGCAAATCTCTCTGTCAATGATTTCATGGAAACGACTGGACAAGAAGAGTTCAGAAAAttgatttcttccaaaggGGACTCTACTGATGATATAGGCAGCTCTCGTCAGGATTTATTTGAAGTAGAATACACAAGAAGCCAACGACTGGCAGatttcaaaggagaattAATTCAGGCATTTGAtcaaaatattgatatgAATATCTCTGATTTCAAATTGGTGGTGACCAGAAAGTCAGTCTTAACACTTATGAATTTCATGATAAATGCCTTTGTGGATCCTGAAGCTCCTTTAATGCCCGCGGATAAGTTGAGGCATAATGATGAGGCAGATGAAAGTGCTCCAGAGCACATTAAGTTGAATGTCAATATGAAAAGTATCACTCTCGTTTTGAACGATGACGGCTACAAGATTGCCACAAtgaaattggagaaggCCGATATAGATATGTTCTTGCTACcagaaaaaatgaaagtAGATGTTACCTTGGGTGGTATCTCAGTCAAGGATGAAATAAACGACTCATTTCCATCGTTGAAACAGTTGATTCGGATTCGTGGCAGTGAACTTGCCAAGCTTCATTACGAATCTTTTGATCCGGCAACAAATAGACTTCCCTACAGTTCGGTGTTAAACTTTGAGACTGGCTCTGTGGTTGTGACGTTTGTCGAAAGTGCATTTACCAGACTTTATTCATTTATGAACCAATTCAGCAGAATGAAAGATATATATGATGGTGCAAGAGTGGCTGCCTTGAATCAGGCTAGTAGTATTGAGAGTCCAAATAAGATGAAGTTCAAGATCTTGGTCAGAGCACCCATTTTTGTCTTTCCGGATGTGAAGAGTCCAGCAACTGGTTTGATAGATGCTGTGACTGTTAACTTAGGTGAGATAGATGCCTCTAATGCGTTTACAGAAAGGAATGGTCACGTTTTCAACATTTGCACCGCCAATCTCAAGAACACTAAGATCTCTTCCAACTTTGCTCTTTCTGGCGGTTTAAAACAGAAGTTGGACATTATCGATAGGTTGGATCTTGCTCTTCATGTTGATTACTATGACGGCGTTGATCTTGATAGAACTTCGACACTTATCGAAGGGTCCATCACAGGTGATGACATGAAGTTGACAGAGTGGCAGGCATATTATATTTTGCAAATTATGCAAAGTATTCCTAGAGCATTTACCGATTATTCGATAAGTGAGAAATCCATAGAGgatattgagaaggatGCCAATAATGCCAATATGATCCTAGGTAAAGACAGATCCTCTGAGACAGGTGGACAGGGGGCTACCCTAGGGTCTGTTGGTGTTTCTTCCCAAAAAGAGCAGGAAACTGCATTTACATCCACCGGTGCCCCCAATAAAATCACTGTTGAAATGTCATTTGATGTTCCTGTCCTTGCATTAACTTTATATAGTGGCACAAAGCATGTTGTAAACATTGATGGCAAAGCTCTTTCCAAAATCACTCTTAACGATGTCGGCATCGAGTACAGACTTCTTGCCAGTGGGGATTACGCATTGGATGTTCATGTGAAGTCTCTTGTCGTGACCGATGTCAgagaaaatagagaaaacAAATTCAGTGATATCATTCCCGCTTCTGCTAATGCCGAGTATCAGTTCATGGCCAGTGTGAAGTCCTCTGGAGCAGCTAATAATCATCATATGGATCTCGATTTGGCTATTGACAGTCCTAGATTGATTTTGGCGATGGATTATTTGCTtgctttgaaattgttTGTCGATCATGTCACTACCACGTCCTCTACagatgatttggataccCGTCTAGCTGTTATTGCTGAAGACTCTTCCTCAAAAAATCTGATAGAAAAGGTCCCCGAGGAATCTgaagatttgaaatcaGTCGGAGACGAAGAATCTAAAATCTCTTATACGGTGAATGTTGTTGATCCATCTATCATTTTACTCGCCAATCctgagaagatcaattcGGAGGCGATTGTATTCAAGATTTCTCAAATGGTTGTCAGCAGTTGTGATACAACGGacttgaagcttgaaggTATTGGCATGTTTTTGTGTAAGATGGATACCTATGAAACAAATAGGTTGCGTGTCATTGATGACTTTTCTTTGGACTTTAGCATGGATTCAAAGGgttcttcatccacttcttttctaacAACCATCACTGCAAAGATCGAGCCTCTGTTGGTTCGTGTTTCACTAAGGGATATTAAGTTGGCATTGGGGGTCTTTAACAGAGCTAATGCTATGTATAATGATGCCTCCACTGGTGCCGAGCACAAGAAGCGTAGTTCCTTCGGTCCACGGTCGAGGCGCGCCTCGATATCCTCGGAGATTGGAAGAACCCTTTCTAAGTACGCACCTTCAgttttatcttcttttacaCATGCGTCTGGAGGAAAAACATCGAACAAAAAGGCTACAGTTTTGGTGAAAGCAGAGAAGTTCAAAGCCAATCTTGGAGGCGTTAGATTGGTTATGATTGGTGATGTTCATGAACTTCCAGTCATAGACATGCAGATCAAGCCTTTCGAAATACTTGCGAAAAACTGGTCAACGGATTTGCAAGCTGACACCTCCATCAAACCGTTGATTAGAATATACAATTATTCGACTTCGGCTTGGGAGCCCTTGTTGGATCCGTGGTCTTTTAATATCCACATCGAGAAAGCGACACATCCAAAGCCACATCTTGCGATGAACATCATTTCAAGAAGGTCTGCCGAAATTACAGTCACTTCCAGGTCAATCTCCACACTTTCTTATTTTGCCTCGTTAATCGGTGACAACACTGATATTAAACCTAGAGGTAAGGATGCTCCATATACGATTATCAACCAGACAGGTTACGATCTGAATATCTggattgatgaaaagggCTCTAGTTTGGAGCATCGCAAGCAACTAactttgttgaagaatcagGAGGAGACGTCATGGGCATTTGAGGATTGGAGAAAGAATCGTGAGAATCTAAGCATGTTCACTTCCCCTAACTATATCGGTGTTGAGTTTCTTGATTCCGGTTATCATCCGGTCCGAAGAATTTCTTTAACTCGTGAGGGTGAGGATGTGTTCATGTTGGAGCCTAGTTGTGAAGACCAATACCATAACAGGCTTGCATGCCAGATCATATTGGCTCCTGATAAAGTCAAGCGTGTGATCTTGAAATCTACTGTCACCTTCCACAACCATACCTCAACGGGTATTTATGTGGGAGTAGGAAATTATCATGAAGAATTCGTTGTCGATCGTGAAATTTATATTCCGTCTAACGAGAAGACTGCATTGCCTATCGATTACGTCTATAGAGGAAAACTTGCTGTTAGACCGGAGACCACGTCGGAGCAATTTGGTTGGTCTAAAGCCAAGACTACGCAGGACAGCAAGTCCTCAAGTTTTGACTGGAAGTCGATAATGAAATCAGAACTTGTTTTAGAATGTGATGAGCTAGGCAAATCCATGTCGAGAAACCACTACTACTTCCACGCCAATGCTAAATATAATTCCGAAGAGGCCTTGAACCAGGTATATCCCCACATGGTTATTAACATTACGTCACCATTGATTCTTCAGAACTTGCTTCCTTTTGATATTGAATGGCAGCTATTTCAAAAGGGAGGGTACAAATGGAGTGATGAGTTGGAGCATGGTAAAAGTTGCTCCGTTCATGTTGTTAACATGAGCTATTCTGCTGTTTTGAAGGTGCGTGTTCTTGGATCCAGCTATAGTATGTCTGCAGCTGCCATTGTTAACAGCTGTGGAGATGATACTACCGTTGATAAAAGGATAACTTTGAAGAGTGCTGATGGACAGCGGTTGTATTTGAATCTCTTCTACACGAGGGGTGAAGATTCCGGTTCTAAAATTACCATTTACACTCCTTACTTGATTGTGAACAGAACCGGCCGAGATGTGTATGTTAGCGATAGCTATAGTACTCTGATTTCTCGCTCTAGGTACCTCTCTGTGCAGGATAAAGATAAGGCTCTTCCTGATATGTTTTCCTTTGAGAACGACTCTTCAGACGGCTTTATGCATGGcggatttgaagaaaatcatgCCACTATCCAAGTTGGAGATTCCAAACCTAGTCGAGGTTTCGGTATTGACAAGGTTGGTCAGTCTTTTGAGGTCAAGGTGCCATTGAAGAGTAGAGCTCTGGAAAATGATGTTGGTATTTATATTACGGAAGGCCAGGGTATTTTCAAGTTGACTAAAGTGGTTACTTTGTCCCCTCGATTTATTGTGAGGAATAACCTTGAACTTCCGGTATCCATTCGATGTGTTGGTGCTTCAAATGTTACCCAGCTTTTGTCCAGTAAGGTAGAGCCGATCTATGATGTTCCTAAGACCGAACCCAAGCAATTAGTCGTCGGCTTTGGCGATAATTCGTCGTGGTCTGCCCCATTCAATATTAATGATGTGGGTGAATTGTACGTCCGTGTCAAGCGTCTTGACTCGGTGGCCCATAGGCTTTTAAGGGTGGTCATCAGCACTGAGAATGCCTCCATATTTATCAATATTATGGATGCGAAGGATTTATGGCCATATTCCATCAGGAACTTCAGTGACTTTGAGTTTTTGGTGTATCAGTCGGATCCAAATATGAGTATAGACGGAACAAGAAGCTCACGTGATCCATTCAAGCCAACTTTCTATAAGGTCCCTCCTAAAAGCGCTATGCCATACGCTTGGGATTATCCTGCGGCTGAAGTAAAGGAATTGGTATTAAGATGTGGTAATCGGGAAAGATTTGTTCAACTCGCTGAAATCGGTACACTTTATCCTATGAAGCTTTCTCAAAATATCAGTACCTCCACTGAAAGGCCGAGTATCGTGGATTTGAACGTTGTCGCTGAAGGTCCAGTTCAGTCTTTGGTGATTTCCAACTACGATGCAAAGACCAGTTTGTACCAGTTGAAATCTAATCCATCCTCTCGCAATGTTGGTGGTTTAGGAGGCGgttcttcctcatcctctacagaagattttgagaCCAACATTAAGGATGAGAATTATTATACCTCAATAattttcaactttgaagGTATGGGCATTTCTTTGATTAATGCGGAATGCAAGGAGATCTCATATGTCACTGTAAGAGGTGCGGAACTTCATTATAACGAGTCCGATATATACCAGAACTTGGCTATGAAAATTAAGTGGATTCAAGCAGACAACCAATTATATCCTGCTATCTTTCCTATTATTGTTTATCCTACAGTTGTTCCAAAGTCTCGGAAGGAGATGGATAAACACCCGGCGTTTTCCGTGGGTATATCTAGAGTCAAAGATAATGCCCATGGTGTGACGTACATAAAGCTCGCTACGGTCTTGCTTCAGGAAATGTCGATTGAGATCGATGAGGATATGCTTACAGCTTTGCTTGAATTTTCCAGACTGCCAGAAGCATCTTGGAACTCCCCAAAGATTGATAATTTGTGGAGTGAAAATGTTGAAATCCCAGAACCTCCTGAAGTAAGAACAAGAGATGATTTCTATTTTGAGCTTCTTCACTTGCAGCCTCTTCAGTTtaacttctcctttgtGCGATCAGAGAATGCAGAGGAGGGCGATGCTTCTGCTAGTGGTAATCCGATTACTCTTGCAGTTAATGCCCTCACTATGGCTATTGGTAATGTTAAAGATGCTCCTATTAGGCTTTCGGCTTTAATCTTGGAGAATCTCAGAACCCCATTGCCttatcttcaacagaaTATTGAGGAGCATTATAAGCAAGCGTTCTTATATCAATGGTACAAAGTTTTGGGATCTGCTGATGTTATTGGCAATCCTGTGGGACTCTTTAATAACATTAGTTCCGGTGTTATGGATATCTTCTACGAACCATATCAGGGCTATATTATGACAGATCGGCCACAAGAGCTTGGTATTGGTCTAGCAAAAGGAGGTTTaagcttcttgaagaagtcaGTGTTCGGTTTCAGCGATAGCGTTTCTAGGTTCACCAACTCTATGGCGAAGGGCCTGACAGCCGCATCTATGGATAaatcttttcaagagaaaagacGCCAAACTCGACAGAAAAATAAGCCTAACCATCCATTTGGAGGCTTTGCTACAGGTACTAGTTCGTTGTTTGAAGGGATAACAAGCGGTGTTGCGGGACTGGCTATGGCCCCTATTGAAGGAGCCAGTAAAGAGGGTGCTGCCggtttcttcaaaggtCTTGGAAGGGGATTGATTGGATTACCAACTAAGACGGCAACTGGTGTTCTTGATTTCGCCAACGATGTCAGCGAAGGTATCAAAAAGACTACTACAGCCTTTGATACCGAAGGATTAGATAGAGTGAGACTTCCTCGTAGCGTCTGTTACGATGGATGCGTGACCCGGTATTCTGAGAGAGAAGCTCAGGGCCAGTTTTGGTTAAAGACTTGTGAAGGTGGAAAGTATGCTCGTGAGAAGTATTTGGCGCATGTAATGCTTCATGGTAATGAGCATGCATGTATTGTGAGTATGAGCCGTATCCTAATTGTGGCAGTTGCTGATCTTACTGTGGATTGGCAAATCCTTTACGAAAAGATTGGAAACATAACATTGGAAAGCACAGGTCTTCGTATCACACAAATTAAGAAGAGCGAACCTGAGAGATTCATTTCCATTCCAGACCAAGTTGACCAGAAGTTTCTTTACAGGAATATTGCAATTGCTGTTAATGAGTATAACAAGCACTGTATTGTGTGTCTATAA
- a CDS encoding uncharacterized protein (EggNog:ENOG41), which yields MRFSGSIVLVLGLYSGFAQAEPDNLFKRDNDQNVLSDKIWTSTSSGKNFLITPTAIDGVTISASPVTDSATQWVSLDSSGIPYKVTPVKTDGSTVSVSPTPTASDYPDPTGGAPPVLRCMNDRVPSDDTTGYPFCIANGTELVVGETYWITWDPTYWGGNVARVRLQTVQYPMKDNDEVLFNSDYISNNNGFYPWYIKSSYKKGKGFFWLTITPLVTSKSDVEHVGTKSGPLLRIVDSTSDASTKISRVPSDNGVTSSSSHSNSSKVKVIVPAVIVPVVVIALVVVLFFLYFNRAKKQGNDPSIGGFFSSIRMKGSKTIEPVTDAERVAVTTDATSVTSEDLESRLSSVDASTLQTQSISGDPFADNPPESL from the coding sequence atgagaTTCTCTGGTTCCATTGTTTTGGTACTTGGTCTTTATTCAGGTTTTGCTCAGGCAGAACCTGATAACCTCTTTAAGCGCGATAACGACCAGAATGTTCTCTCTGATAAGATATGGACTTCAACCTCCAGTGGTAAGAACTTTCTTATTACTCCAACTGCCATAGATGGAGTCACAatatctgcttctcctgTCACAGATTCGGCTACTCAATGGGTGTCTCTTGATTCTTCAGGAATTCCATATAAAGTCACTCCCGTAAAAACAGATGGTTCTACTGTGTCTGTGTCTCCAACTCCCACTGCTTCCGACTATCCTGATCCTACAGGCGGTGCCCCTCCTGTGCTTCGTTGTATGAATGATAGAGTTCCTTCTGATGATACTACCGGTTATCCGTTTTGCATTGCTAACGGCACTGAACTAGTTGTGGGCGAGACTTATTGGATTACTTGGGATCCAACCTATTGGGGAGGTAACGTAGCTCGTGTTAGATTGCAGACTGTTCAGTATCCCATGAAGGATAATGATGAAGTACTTTTCAACAGTGACTACATTTCTAATAATAATGGTTTCTATCCATGGTACATCAAATCTTCTTACAAAAAGGGAAAGGGCTTTTTTTGGCTAACAATTACTCCGTTGGTGACCTCTAAGAGTGATGTCGAACATGTTGGCACCAAATCTGGTCCTCTCCTTAGAATTGTTGATTCAACGTCTGATGCCTCAACCAAAATTAGCAGGGTTCCATCTGATAATGGTGTCACTAGTTCCTCCTCGCATTCCAACTCCAGTAAAGTGAAGGTCATCGTCCCTGCAGTTATTGTCCCCGTCGTTGTGATTGCTTTGGTTGTCGTCttgttcttcctctacTTTAACCGTGCGAAGAAGCAGGGAAACGATCCAAGTATTGGTGGCTTTTTTAGCAGCATTAGAATGAAGGGCTCTAAGACAATAGAACCCGTTACTGATGCTGAACGTGTTGCTGTCACTACAGATGCTACTTCAGTTACTAGTGAAGACTTGGAATCGCGACTTTCTTCCGTCGATGCTTCTACCTTACAGACGCAGTCCATTTCCGGGGACCCCTTTGCTGATAATCCTCCTGAAAGCTTGTGA